One Pyrus communis chromosome 13, drPyrComm1.1, whole genome shotgun sequence genomic window carries:
- the LOC137712012 gene encoding transcription factor ORG2-like, whose product MLALSPPLFSTIGWSLDQDSISHENHNYFYSKDITTTNDDQTADSFLHLLPSHHPKVDLDRSTPSTTVTGPMAKKLNHNASERDRRKKINNLYASLRSLLPADQTKKLSIPNTISHALKYIPELQKQVEGLNRKREELLSRASKQEDAMHKERKIKSTARSSQSAVSTYRLNDREVAIQISTFKTHNNLLFEILQHLEEEGLQLENASFFESHGGRVFYNLHLQVDRTYRLERENLSEKLMSFYA is encoded by the exons ATGTTAGCCTTGTCTCCTCCTTTGTTTTCAACCATTGGATGGTCCTTAGATCAAGATTCTATTAGCCATGAGAACCACAACTACTTCTACAGCAAGGACATTACTACGACTAATGATGATCAAACTGCAGACTCATTCCTTCATTTACTTCCATCTCATCACCCAAAAGTTGACCTTGATCGTTCCACACCATCCACAACTGTCACCGGTCCCATGGCAAAGAAACTTAACCATAATGCTAGTGAGCGTGATCGTCGCAAGAAAATCAATAACTTGTATGCCTCATTGCGTTCACTCCTTCCTGCAGATCAAACg AAAAAACTAAGCATTCCGAATACAATTTCGCATGCACTGAAATACATACCGGAACTCCAAAAGCAAGTGGAGGGACTGAACCGAAAGAGGGAGGAACTCTTATCAAGAGCTTCTAAGCAAGAAGATGCAATGCATAaggagagaaaaataaaaagcacaGCTCGGAGTTCACAATCTGCAGTTTCAACCTACCGTCTTAACGATAGAGAAGTAGCAATTCAAATATCCACCTTTAAGACCCACAACAATCTATTATTTGAGATCTTACAACATCTGGAGGAAGAGGGGCTTCAACTAGAAAATGCTTCTTTCTTTGAGTCCCATGGAGGCAGGGTTTTCTATAATTTACATCTTCAG GTGGACAGAACATACAGATTAGAGCGTGAGAATTTAAGCGAGAAGCTTATGTCCTTCTATGCATGA